Below is a genomic region from Spongiibacter nanhainus.
CAGCATTTGATTGATGGGGTTGTCTTCCACCACCAGCGCCCGGTGTCCGCTCAGTGACACCTGTTGTTCGTCGCCACTGTTGCGGGATACCTGACGGGGGCGACACTGGGTTTGCCAATGCAGTGTAAAGCTACTGCCACCACCGAGTTCACTGCGGACATTCAGATCCCCGCCGATCAGCTCGCAGATTCGATGAACGATGGCCAGGCCGAGTCCAGAGCCGCCGTACTGTCGGGTAGTGGCACTGTCAGCCTGGCGAAAACGGTCAAAAATATGTGGGAGATGTTCAGGGGCGATACCGATGCCGGTATCAGTTACTTCCAAGGTCAGGTCGATCCGGTTGTCGGCGTGTATGTGGCCGCTTAAAACCACCTCGATACTGCCGCTGTGGGTAAACTTAACAGCATTGGAACACAGGTTAATCAGTATCTGTCGGCAGCGTGTTTCATCGCCGAGAATCTCGATATTTTCCAGGTCCTCATTGCTGTCGGTGGTGAATTCTAGGCCTTTGCGATTGGCCTCCAAGCGCAATGGTTCCAGCATCTGACCCAGCAAGACCGCCGGGCAAAAATAGGCTTCTTCTAATTTGACTTCGCCCTTTTCTATTTTAGAGAAGTCGAGGATATCGTTGACGATGTCCAGTAGGTGTTCGCTGGAAGAGCGGGCTATTGCGACATACTCCTGCTGCTCTTTATTCAGGGGTGTGCCGGCCAGTAGCTGTAACATGCCCAGTGCGCCATTCATCGGTGTGCGCAATTCGTGGGTCATTGTGGCCAGAAATAGGCTTTTGGCATTGTTGGCTTCTTCGGCGCCCGCTTTAGCCACCTCAAGCTCTTTGACATGTTGTTCGAGGCGTTGCCTTTGCTCGGCAATACTCTCTGCCATGGTGTTGATATGGGCCTGGAGTTCACCCAGTTCGCCCTCACCAACGACGTGGATTCTAGCCTGGGTATCTCCCCCGGCGATTTTTTTAGTTACGGACTGGACTTCCGTTAATGGGCGGGAGAAGCGACGACTGATGATGGCTGCCAATAGCCCACATAACAGGAAACTCAGCAGCGCGATTGCCGATGATACCAACGTGATTTGCCGCTGAATTCCCAGTAAGGCGGCATCAGAGAGTACCACGCTGACGGTACCTAAAATCTCCGATGGACCCGAAGCGCTGAGTACTTCTCCGGTTATGGCGTCACGCACTGGTATCTGGCGTTGGACAATATTCTTTTTTACGCGAATGGTGCCGTGCTGCTGGCTGTCGTTTGTAACCGACACCGTTCGTTGATTGCGGATATCGTAAACTGAAATGGCGATCAAATCGTCGCTCATTACCGATTGGAGAATCTCCTCGAGTTGTTCGTCGTTGCCGCTGATCAGTGCCAGTTCTGAAACCGCAGCGATGTTCTCGGCAGTTCGGTGACCGATATCGATCTGATACTGTTTTGCATCGCTTAGCCGTGCCCCCAAGGAGTAGCTAAATAAAGCGAAAAATAGCAGCAGTGTGGGGGTGATACCCACCAACAGGATTTGTGAGAACAAAGAACGAGGACGCCATATCCGCAAGCGTTTCATAGCCCGCTCCTGGACAAGCTGTCCTGTATGCGTTTTTTGAGTAATTCAGCGTTGAGATGCGACAGTCCCAGGGACCGGGCCACGCTGCCATTAATGGCGACGTCGAACTCCCGAGGATAATCAGCGGGAGGCATTGCGCCTGTCTCTTTTGCCGTTTTTAAAATTGTGTTGAGTTGCAGTGCATAGTGAACCGGCTGTGATACCACAGACGCTAGTGCACCGGCGGTGACAAATCCTTCATTGGGGCCAATAACCATGGTGCGATGGCGGTAGCTGCTCAGCAGAATTGAGCGAATGGTATCGGCGTTGTAAATCTCGATTTCCGGGGTGGCCAGGAGTACGTCGACTTGCTGGATCAGTCGATTGATCACTTCGGTGGGGCGATCGGCGGACGCCGCTTCAACCTTGGGGCTCAGATGAGGGTAGTGGGTAATCGCAGTGGCAAGATTTTCCAGGAAATACGGATTCAAGTATGGTACGGCAATTCTGGCTGGCCGCTGATCCAAAATGGCGGAGGTCAGAGCGAGCTGACGACGGAGTGGTTGATTGCTGTAGACTGCTGAAACGCCCGGCGCTTTGTGGTCCAGAAAAGCGGTTTCGCTAACATAAAGAGCGACTTTCTGCGGGTAGTCCTCACCGGCAATGACCTCCAGCAAACTGTCTGACACGGTAACCAGGATATCCCCCTGCTCTGCCTGTGGTGGGGGTGCCTGAATAAACTGCCGCACGTCGTAGTCGCGATTGTGAGTTTGAACCTGAGTGGCAAATTCGCGAAGTGGCGCGTTGTCGACTGGGAGTATCAAATCGATGACCGGGCGGCCGTCGTCTGCCAGACAAAAGAGGGGCGCCAGCAGCATTGCGCTGCCGGTAATTAAGCCTCTTACCCAGCGTGACAGATTCATCCCTGACCTATTGTTTGATCCTACAGCCGAAAACTAATGACTAGAAGATGGTGAATATCCTCATCGTAAATGTTGTCAGCCAGAAGCTCGCTGTTGTCATCGTGACGGAATCGGGCGATATACGAAAACTCTAACTGTTGGTCTGCTATTGGCAGCCGGTAGTTCACTTTTATATCGCTGCGGAAAAATTCGTTGTCTTGAATCCTACGCCCTTCTGTAGCCATGGTGTAGTAGTGGGCCATGGATAATTGCGTTCTGGGGTTTAAGTGGTAAGCCACCAACAGACTCGCCGCATTTTGAGGTGTAAAGGTGCGCTCGTTGTTGCGGTTGGTTTTGGATTCTATATACGAGTAAGCGAAATGCACCAGCCAATCTGGGTTGGGCCGATAGTCAATTTCAGTTTCCGCGCCTCGCTGGTTGAGATAGTTGTCGTTATCCGGCGAGAAGCCATCGCAGGAGAGAGAATCGGATATGAGATCGTCCAAGCTGTCGTAAAAGACTTTCACATCCCACTGTAGGCCAAGCTTGGGGAAGTTACCAAAGTAGCCCAATTCCCGAGAGCGAATCCGCTCGGGGTCGAGATTTGGGTCACCACTGGCACAGTCTAGCGTCAGTTTCTCGCCCCGCAGGGCTTCCGGTTCCTTTACTTTTCCCGTGTAAACCCAATTTGCCGAAGTTTCCAATAGATCCGGTGTGCGGATGGCTTCAGAATAGACTGCGCGAAAGCTTTGGCCTGGCTGAACATGGTAGTGCAGCGAATAGCGTGGAGTAAGGTCACCGCCGACATTCTCGTCGTGTTCAAGTGAGCCACCTATATTGGCGGTGATATGGTCTGATAATTTAACTTCTACGTTGGTAAAGGCTTGATAGCTACTGTTTTGCACCGCGCCGCCGTAGAAGGTCGCGGATTTGGCTCGATCTTCTTTGATGTGGATACCGGCCACAGTCTTGACTGTGTCACTCCATACCATGGTGTCTTGAAACTCCGCATCCCGACGGCTGTTTTCCACATTGAGGTCGGTGGTAGCGACAATAAGGTCGCCTGTGGACGCTGGTAAACCGAGAAATTCCGGTGGGTAGGCCACATCCCAGCGTTGATCATGATCCTGGGATGAGTAGTCAAAGCGCAGGTGTTGGCTGTGACGGGGCGAGAGCTCCCAGGCTAGTTTGGCACTAAAAAAGTGATCCTCTACCTCGCTATTGGGCCGAGTGATATCAAAATCGTTGGCGTCATCACTGGTTACCCCGTCTTTGTAGCCGCCGCTCAGCATAAGGTTGAATTGCCGCCACTGACGGTCAAATCGAAAATTAATCAGATCGGAATTATCGCTATCGTGGCGAGTGACACTGCTGTCCCGCTTGTGATCAAAACCGTCGTCCCGGCGACTCAAAGCGCTAATTCGGAGATTGCCACCAGCTAATTCAGTGCTACCCGCCAATCGGTAGTCCTCAATGTGGAGGCTCCCGCGTTTGGCCGTCAACATAAGCTTTTCGGTGTCTGCCGGGTGGCGGGTAATAATATTTATGACGCCAAGAAAGGCATTGGCACCGTAGCTTGCGGTGGAAGGACCGCGAACCACTTCAATACGCTCGATATCCTCAATGGTGATAGGGATATCATTCCAGTCGACGGTGGCTAGACCCGCTTGGTATACCGATCGGCCATCGATCAACACCTGCATGCGGCGGGATTCACGGTAGTTGGTGCCGTGGTAGCTGACGACGTGATTCCAACCATCTCTGGCACCGGTGAAGGTGCCGGGGATCAAGCGAAACAATTCGGGTATTTTGCGAATCCCCGACGCTGAGATCATCGCCCGGTCAATAACACTGACACTGGCAGGGACGTCGTTGCGACTCTGTTCCAGCCGCGCCGGGGTAAGCACCATGGGCAGTGACTCACTGTCCCAGAACTCGGCCTGACTGGGAGCAGACAGGCTAATGGCAATGGCAATTGTCGATAGGTAGCGGTAGGACATGGAGCTTCCCAGCCTAAAGGGTTAAAGACAGTCTAGCGATGGTATTCGCTTCCGGCAAAGGTCTGCAGTGTTATTTACCGATACAAAAACTAGAGAAAATACGTCCCAGCAGGTCATCTGAGCTGAATTCACCGGTGATTTCAGACAGAGCCTGTTGGGCCAGGCGCAGCTCTTCAGCCAGCAGTTCGCCGGCCTGGTAAGCCTGTAACTGGTCCCGCCCCTGATGGAGGTGCGTTTGTGCCAGTTCCAGGGCATCCAGATGGCGCCGGCGCGCGGTAAAGCTACCGTCGCTGTCCTGAAAGCCAACGCAGTCTTTCAAATGTTGGCGGAGTAAGTCGATGCCAATGCCTTGTTTGGCGGACAGCGCTATTTCCGTAATTGCGCCGGAAGACATCCCCGGTTGCTTGCCGCTGAGGTCACATTTATTGTGGATAACCGTGAGATTGTTCATGTTGGCGAGTTTTTCCAGGCTTTTTGGCAGAGCTTCAGCTAGCTCCCCCTTCCAGCTTTCCTGGCTGTCGACTACCAGTAGTACCCGATCCGCCTTATCAATTTCCGTCCACGCCCGCCGTATACCCTCGCTTTCTACCGGATCGTCGCTGTCCCGTAAGCCGGCTGTATCGACAATATGCAGAGGCATACCGTCGATAAGGATATTTTCCCGCAGCACATCCCGGGTGGTTCCGGCAATATCGGTGACAATGGCAGACTCCCGGCCTGCCAGTGCGTTGAGGAGGCTGGATTTACCGGCATTGGGTTTACCGGCAATCACCACCGTCATGCCCTCGCGCAGTAAGCTGCCCTGCCGGGCCGATTTAAAGACCTGGTCGACCTGGGTGATGAGATTTTCAAGATCGGTGGCCACTTTTCCATCGCCGATAAAGTCGATTTCTTCCTCGGGAAAATCGATGGCTGATTCAACGTACATCCGCAGCACTGTGGTGCTTTCTACCAGATTGTGAATGCGCTGGCTGAACTCGCCGTCCAGGGAACGCAGTGCTTGGCGTGCGGCTTGTTGGGAAGCGCTGTCGATTAAATCGGCGATGGCCTCAGCTTGGGCCAGATCGATCTTATTATTGAGAAAGGCCTGCTCCGAGAATTCACCGGGTCGAGCCATCCGGGCACCGGCTCTGACGGTAGCCTGTAACAGCCAGTCCATAATGACGGGACCGCCGTGGCCTTGCAGTTCCAACACATCCTCGCCAGTAAAGGAGTGAGGACCGGGAAAATACAGGGCGATACCCCGGTCGATTACCTGGCGCTGCTGGTCAATAGTGTCGGAGAAGGCGCAGAAGTGGGCGCGACGGGGTTCAGGATTTATTCCCAGAATAGTGTGGGCGATGTCACCGACCCCGGGTCCGGAAACCCGCACAATGCCGACGCCGCCTTTTCCTGGCGGCGTGGCTATCGCAGCGATAGTGTCGGTGGCACGACTCATGGCGAGATCAGGCCTTGCCTTGTTCCGCCTTCTCAATGCCTTTAGTAATAATGTACTGCTGAACGATAGACAACGAGTTGTTTACTACCCAGTACAGTACCAGACCTGCCGGGAAGAACAGGAAGAAGAAGGTAAAGATGATCGGCAGCCATTGCATTACTTTGGCCTGCATTGGATCGGGTGGCGGCGGATTCAGTTTTTGCTGAATAAACATCGACACGCCCATTATGACGGGCAAGACAAAGTAGGGATCCATTGCCGAGAGGTCTTCAATCCACAGCATAAAGGGCGCGTGGCGGAGCTCGACGCTTTCCATCAATACCCAGTAAAGAGCGATAAACACGGGCATTTGCACCAGCATGGGCAGACAACCACCCAGGGGATTGATCTTCTCTTTTTTGTACAACTCCATCATTGCCTGAGACTGCTTTTGCTTGTCGTCGGCGTAGCGTTCGCGCACTTCCATAAGCTTGGGTTGTACTTTGCGCATATTGGCCATGGACTTAAAGGCTTTGGCATTGAGCTGAAAGAAGGCTGCCTTGACCAGTACGGTAACGCCGACAATAGACCAACCCCAGTTACCCAGCAGATTGTGGATTTGGGTGAGCAACCAGAACAAGGGCTGGGCAATCCACCACAGCCAGCCGTAATCTACGGTCAGATCCAGACCAGGGGCGATTTCCTCCAGCCGGTATTGGTCTTTGGGGCCCAAATACAGGCTGGCGCCAAATTCACCCTGGCTGCCGGCAGCAACGGTTACTGAAGGACTGGTAACCCGAGCAATATTGTTACCGCCATTGGTCACTACTGTACTGAGTTGGTTTTGCGCCTCCTGATTGGGCACCCAGGCACTGACGAAGTAGTGTTGGACAACCCCGATCCAACCGCCGTCGACACTTTGCTTCAGGGGTTTGTCGCGCATTTTGTCAAAACTGATCTTGTTGTAGAGATCGTCATTGTTGGCATACGCGACGCCCAGATAAGGTTTCATGGCGAACATTCCGCCATCGTCGTTGGTACCTGGGTCGTCGCTGTTGTCCCGTTTAAGCTGACCGAAGAAGGCAGCGTTAAAGGGTGCGTTGCTGCGGTTGTCGATCAGATATTTAACGTCTACCAGGTAGTGTCCGCGCTTAAACTGGAAGCGCTTGGTGATGGTGATGTCATCGCTATACGCATAGTGCAGATCGACATTGAGAACGTCTTGCTGACCCAGGGTGTATTCGCTGCTGCTGGCTCTATAGCGTGGCCGACCCTGGGCAGTATCTGTGGCGTTTTGGCCAATCAAGCCGC
It encodes:
- the yidC gene encoding membrane protein insertase YidC; translated protein: MIDIQRYLLIAAIAALSFMLLVEWRNFDPQGPLATAKTVQVDDSAAGSAATPEQQTLPNSGDVPSLDSSSDQQAVADAVTDLEEGDTHSIVTVDTDVLSVKIDTHGGDIVFASLDEYSKELNSDSNFVLLENNPQRQFVAQSGLIGQNATDTAQGRPRYRASSSEYTLGQQDVLNVDLHYAYSDDITITKRFQFKRGHYLVDVKYLIDNRSNAPFNAAFFGQLKRDNSDDPGTNDDGGMFAMKPYLGVAYANNDDLYNKISFDKMRDKPLKQSVDGGWIGVVQHYFVSAWVPNQEAQNQLSTVVTNGGNNIARVTSPSVTVAAGSQGEFGASLYLGPKDQYRLEEIAPGLDLTVDYGWLWWIAQPLFWLLTQIHNLLGNWGWSIVGVTVLVKAAFFQLNAKAFKSMANMRKVQPKLMEVRERYADDKQKQSQAMMELYKKEKINPLGGCLPMLVQMPVFIALYWVLMESVELRHAPFMLWIEDLSAMDPYFVLPVIMGVSMFIQQKLNPPPPDPMQAKVMQWLPIIFTFFFLFFPAGLVLYWVVNNSLSIVQQYIITKGIEKAEQGKA
- a CDS encoding ATP-binding protein, with amino-acid sequence MKRLRIWRPRSLFSQILLVGITPTLLLFFALFSYSLGARLSDAKQYQIDIGHRTAENIAAVSELALISGNDEQLEEILQSVMSDDLIAISVYDIRNQRTVSVTNDSQQHGTIRVKKNIVQRQIPVRDAITGEVLSASGPSEILGTVSVVLSDAALLGIQRQITLVSSAIALLSFLLCGLLAAIISRRFSRPLTEVQSVTKKIAGGDTQARIHVVGEGELGELQAHINTMAESIAEQRQRLEQHVKELEVAKAGAEEANNAKSLFLATMTHELRTPMNGALGMLQLLAGTPLNKEQQEYVAIARSSSEHLLDIVNDILDFSKIEKGEVKLEEAYFCPAVLLGQMLEPLRLEANRKGLEFTTDSNEDLENIEILGDETRCRQILINLCSNAVKFTHSGSIEVVLSGHIHADNRIDLTLEVTDTGIGIAPEHLPHIFDRFRQADSATTRQYGGSGLGLAIVHRICELIGGDLNVRSELGGGSSFTLHWQTQCRPRQVSRNSGDEQQVSLSGHRALVVEDNPINQMLVASTLRKAGMSVSTANNGREALEILDTDAVDIVLMDLQMPIMDGFAATKAIRQTWSKNDLPILALTANNLESDQKRCFAVGMNDFLIKPVTLASLKKKIAEQLNLSS
- a CDS encoding TonB-dependent receptor plug domain-containing protein — encoded protein: MSYRYLSTIAIAISLSAPSQAEFWDSESLPMVLTPARLEQSRNDVPASVSVIDRAMISASGIRKIPELFRLIPGTFTGARDGWNHVVSYHGTNYRESRRMQVLIDGRSVYQAGLATVDWNDIPITIEDIERIEVVRGPSTASYGANAFLGVINIITRHPADTEKLMLTAKRGSLHIEDYRLAGSTELAGGNLRISALSRRDDGFDHKRDSSVTRHDSDNSDLINFRFDRQWRQFNLMLSGGYKDGVTSDDANDFDITRPNSEVEDHFFSAKLAWELSPRHSQHLRFDYSSQDHDQRWDVAYPPEFLGLPASTGDLIVATTDLNVENSRRDAEFQDTMVWSDTVKTVAGIHIKEDRAKSATFYGGAVQNSSYQAFTNVEVKLSDHITANIGGSLEHDENVGGDLTPRYSLHYHVQPGQSFRAVYSEAIRTPDLLETSANWVYTGKVKEPEALRGEKLTLDCASGDPNLDPERIRSRELGYFGNFPKLGLQWDVKVFYDSLDDLISDSLSCDGFSPDNDNYLNQRGAETEIDYRPNPDWLVHFAYSYIESKTNRNNERTFTPQNAASLLVAYHLNPRTQLSMAHYYTMATEGRRIQDNEFFRSDIKVNYRLPIADQQLEFSYIARFRHDDNSELLADNIYDEDIHHLLVISFRL
- the mnmE gene encoding tRNA uridine-5-carboxymethylaminomethyl(34) synthesis GTPase MnmE gives rise to the protein MSRATDTIAAIATPPGKGGVGIVRVSGPGVGDIAHTILGINPEPRRAHFCAFSDTIDQQRQVIDRGIALYFPGPHSFTGEDVLELQGHGGPVIMDWLLQATVRAGARMARPGEFSEQAFLNNKIDLAQAEAIADLIDSASQQAARQALRSLDGEFSQRIHNLVESTTVLRMYVESAIDFPEEEIDFIGDGKVATDLENLITQVDQVFKSARQGSLLREGMTVVIAGKPNAGKSSLLNALAGRESAIVTDIAGTTRDVLRENILIDGMPLHIVDTAGLRDSDDPVESEGIRRAWTEIDKADRVLLVVDSQESWKGELAEALPKSLEKLANMNNLTVIHNKCDLSGKQPGMSSGAITEIALSAKQGIGIDLLRQHLKDCVGFQDSDGSFTARRRHLDALELAQTHLHQGRDQLQAYQAGELLAEELRLAQQALSEITGEFSSDDLLGRIFSSFCIGK